Part of the Syntrophorhabdaceae bacterium genome is shown below.
GCGGAGAGCCGAGGGCAGAGAGATAAAACCCTATGAGTCATATGCGAGCATCGGTGCCGGGTTTTCTATTCCCGGGGCTCATGGCAAACCGGATGAAAAACGGATAGGCAGTATCAGGCAACGATTTCCTTGCAACCCGCGACTTTCGGATTTCGATATTCGGATTTCGTGCTTTTAGTACACCTTGGAGGACATTATGAGAGATAAGTATTACCGGCTGGGCTGTGATATCGGCGGCACGTTTACAGACTTTGTCCTGCTCAACGATCAAACAGGGGAGATAATGACCGGCAAGTGCCTGACCACGCCCCAGGACCCTTCCGATGCAGTTGAAGAAGGGATCAGGGCGCTGGAGGAGGCAACGCCGGACTTTGTCGGAAAGCTCGATGAGTTGATACACGGGACAACCCTTGTCATCAACTCTATTATCGAGAGAAAGGGAGCAAGGACAGGGCTCATTACAACAAAAGGCTTCAGGGATGTCCTGGAGATCGGGAGAGAGATACGTTACGCCCCCTATGATATATTTGCTGAATTTCCCAGGCCCCTCATCCCCAGGAGGTATCGCGTCGAAGTGGACGAAAGGGTTCGCAGTGACGGGAGCGTTATAAAGGCCCTGGACCCGGAAAATGCAAAACGGGTGGTCCGCAAGCTCATAGACATGGGCGTTGAGTCGATCGCCGTCTGCCTTATAAATTCCTTTGAGAACCCAACCCATGAAAAGATGATCGAAGAGATCATCGAAAAGGAAGCCCCGGGGATCTCAACCTCGATCTCGTACCATGTCCTGCCGCAGATCAAAGAGTATGAACGGACAAGTACAACCGTAACCAACGCCTATGTCAAGCCCCTCACAGGACGCTATTTGTCAAAACTGGCGGGGCGGCTCACATCGATCGGTTTCAAGGGCAAACTTTTTATTATGCTTTCGAGCGGCGGCGTTACCTCTGTCGAGACAGCGGCAGAATTTCCCGTCAGGATCATCGAGTCGGGACCGACAGCGGCAGTCATCGCGGGTCAATATTACGGCAAACACTTTAATATCCCGGAGATGTTCTGTTTCGACATGGGGGGAACGACCGCGAAGTCCTGCCTGATCCAGAAGGGGGTTGCCGGTGTTGTTCCGACCTTTGAAGTAGGACGGGTACAACGATTTATGAAGGGAAGCGGCCTCACGATACAGGTGCCCGTCGTCGACCTGATGGAGATAGGTGCCGGGGGCGGGAGCATTGCCAAGATCAGCAAGCTTGGTACTCTCCAGGTCGGGCCGGAAAGCTCCGGCGCTGAACCTGGGCCCATCTGTTACGGGCGCGGCGGCACAGATCCATGCGTGACCGATGCAGACCTCCTGCTTGGTTACCTTGACGAGAACTACTTCCTCGGGGGAACGATGAAGCTTGACAAGGCCGGCGCGCGTCGCGGCGTTGAGGAGAAGGTTGCAAAGCCTCTCGGGGTTTCGTTTATCCAGGCCGTCTGGGGGATCCATGACCTTATCAATGAAACGATGGCGGCAGCGGCAAAGACACATATCGCAGAAAAAGGCGGAAACCCCAAGATCGTAACGATAGCCGCTTTTGGCGGGGCTGGGCCTGTTCACGCCTATGGCCTGGCAAAGAAGCTGGGGGCGCCCCGCATGCTTGTGCCGCCCAATGCCGGGGTAGGATCGGCCATGGGATTTTTCACGGCTCCACGGGCATTTGATCTTTTGCGCAGCCACAAGGTTCCCCTCACCAATGTTGCCTTTACCGAGATAGAGGACATATTTAAGGGGCTTGAAGCGGATGCCGGGAAGATACTGAAGAAGGAGGCGGCAGAAGACACAATCCAATATGAGCGCTCCGTCGACATGCGTTTCGTGGGGCAGGGATCGGAGATCAATATTCCCGTACCCGCGGGAGATTTTGCAAAACTTCAGAAAGAGGACATCAGGCATCTTTTTGACG
Proteins encoded:
- a CDS encoding hydantoinase/oxoprolinase family protein, translating into MRDKYYRLGCDIGGTFTDFVLLNDQTGEIMTGKCLTTPQDPSDAVEEGIRALEEATPDFVGKLDELIHGTTLVINSIIERKGARTGLITTKGFRDVLEIGREIRYAPYDIFAEFPRPLIPRRYRVEVDERVRSDGSVIKALDPENAKRVVRKLIDMGVESIAVCLINSFENPTHEKMIEEIIEKEAPGISTSISYHVLPQIKEYERTSTTVTNAYVKPLTGRYLSKLAGRLTSIGFKGKLFIMLSSGGVTSVETAAEFPVRIIESGPTAAVIAGQYYGKHFNIPEMFCFDMGGTTAKSCLIQKGVAGVVPTFEVGRVQRFMKGSGLTIQVPVVDLMEIGAGGGSIAKISKLGTLQVGPESSGAEPGPICYGRGGTDPCVTDADLLLGYLDENYFLGGTMKLDKAGARRGVEEKVAKPLGVSFIQAVWGIHDLINETMAAAAKTHIAEKGGNPKIVTIAAFGGAGPVHAYGLAKKLGAPRMLVPPNAGVGSAMGFFTAPRAFDLLRSHKVPLTNVAFTEIEDIFKGLEADAGKILKKEAAEDTIQYERSVDMRFVGQGSEINIPVPAGDFAKLQKEDIRHLFDDVYKKLYGRTYPESEVEFINFKIRASLPERLLQLPKLSRGKGQSLDTAIKGQRPAYSPVARDFIPYTVYDRYKLFPGAKFPGPAIIEEKESTLIVGEDAHISVDDFGFLWIDLKEVR